In a genomic window of Rhododendron vialii isolate Sample 1 chromosome 12a, ASM3025357v1:
- the LOC131310338 gene encoding disease resistance protein RPV1-like, with protein sequence MAENNVASPPAPAFRLRWDVFLSFRGEDTRLGFTDRLYEALLAEGVRAFRDNEGMSKGDEISSSLLDAIHDSAAAIAVISPSYASSRWCLEELATICECRRLLLPVFFNVDPSHVRRQKGPFEQDFLSLESRFEEEKVVRWRDAMGKAGGISGFVYQNSEEPGLIQLLVRKILAELSNTPMGVASYAVGLNYPIEELLRLLDVKSNGIRVLGLHGMGGVGKTTLAKAAYNKLVSHFEHRSFISNVREMMQQNGLISLQNKLLGDLSLGRASNVDDANAGKIAIERMLQEKRVLIVLDDVDDRSHLGALVAKREWFYEGSRIIITTRDKDVLIAHHVHQMYEVRELGLSDSEDLFRYHALRTRKASETFLSLSRQIVSLTGRLPLALEVFGSFLFDKRRVEEWEDALQKLKQIRPRHLQDILRISFDGLDEEEKCIFLDIACLFVNLEMRRDEAIDIVKGCGFRAEIAINVLVARSLVKIMQDKSFWMHDQIRDMGRQIIRHESLSDPGMRSRLWDHAEILTVFKDRMGTRCNQGIILNFEKNHMEVIPESLSLDIFQMTPNITSVITYLMGLWRECFYSGAKKEAEVTLRTEPFEKMVCLRLLQLSNVRLEGNFQCIPPELKWLQWRKCPLKNLPSDFCPQQLTVLDLSDSKIENVWGLRWWSWYKNKVAENLMVMNLHGCYNLTAVPDLSRHHALEKLILERCTSLTTIHKSLGDATTLRHLNLRDCSNLVEFPNDVSGLKHLETLILSGCSKLKELPQKMECLNSLRKLLVDNTAIEQLPESIFRLTKLEVLSLNDCQSLKRLPLCIGQLGCLRDLSLNGSALQELPDSIGFLVNLETLSLMWCKWLTVIPDSVVNLKMLAKFWLNGSSLMELPASIGSLSYLKELSVGNCSLTKLPVSIGGLASLVELQLDGTSIIDLPDEVDGLKSLEKLEMRNCESLGSLPDSIGHLVTLTRLIIVNASIVELPESIGMLENLTMLRLNKCVKLCRLPSSIGNLKFLHHLHMEETSVTELPESFGMLSRLMILKMGKKPYREVSEDAETTEIANKPIVLPSSFSNLSLLEEFHARAWKISGKIPDDFEKLSGLETLNLGHNDFHSLPCSLRGLSILKRLFLPHCENLRVLPPLPSSLLELNAESCTALETLSDLSNLENLHDLNLANCVKLNGIPGLECLKSLRRLYMSGCSSYSSVAMGKLNKLALKYMRNLSVPGSEIPDWFTPEEICYSKPKNRVIKAVIVCVVVSINHQIPDDLRDQLPVVAGIEIKILRENKPKPVFTTGPLLSGVPKDDEDYFYLCRYPDCHPLVSLLQEGDKIQVARQNPPVVKGVQLKKCGIHLVFENDDDYDGDEKWLPEGQQSVSQKLATFVGSSEEGTRIRDSVSENGETVGRNQSKGLLSSNHRKYLLLLSVALPSTFLLLSWYRRRAMRST encoded by the exons atggccgaAAACAACGTGGCGTCGCCACCGGCGCCAGCGTTCAGGCTCCGGTGGGACGTGTTCCTGAGCTTCAGAGGGGAGGACACTCGCCTCGGCTTTACCGACCGCCTCTACGAAGCCCTCCTCGCCGAAGGCGTCCGCGCCTTCCGCGACAACGAGGGCATGAGCAAGGGCGACGAGATCTCGTCGAGCCTCCTCGACGCGATCCACGACTCCGCCGCCGCCATCGCCGTCATCTCCCCCAGCTATGCCTCGTCGCGGTGGTGCCTCGAGGAGCTCGCGACCATCTGCGAGTGCCGAAGGCTTCTTCTCCCCGTGTTCTTCAACGTGGACCCCTCGCACGTGCGGCGGCAGAAAGGGCCGTTCGAACAGGACTTTCTAAGCCTCGAGAGTAGGTTTGAGGAGGAAAAGGTCGTGCGGTGGAGAGATGCGATGGGAAAGGCGGGTGGGATCTCTGGTTTTGTTTATCAGAATag CGAAGAACCTGGGTTGATTCAATTATTAGTCAGAAAGATTTTGGCTGAATTAAGCAACACACCAATGGGCGTGGCTTCATATGCTGTGGGCCTGAATTACCCCATTGAGGAACTATTGAGATTGTTAGATGTTAAATCTAACGGCATACGAGTTTTGGGGCTTCATGGAATGGGTGGGGTCGGCAAGACAACCCTTGCTAAAGCTGCCTACAATAAACTTGTCAGCCACTTTGAACACCGCAGTTTCATTTCCAATGTTAGAGAGATGATGCAACAAAATGGTTTGATATCTCTTCAGAACAAACTCCTTGGTGATCTTTCATTGGGAAGGGCATCTAATGTAGATGATGCTAATGCTGGAAAAATTGCAATTGAAAGGATGCTTCAGGAGAAGCGAGTCCTTATTGTTTTAGATGATGTCGATGATAGAAGCCACCTTGGTGCACTGGTTGCCAAAAGAGAGTGGTTTTATGAAGGAAGCCGAATAATTATTACTACAAGAGATAAAGATGTTCTGATTGCTCATCATGTGCATCAGATGTATGAGGTGAGAGAACTGGGTCTCTCTGATTCAGAAGACCTTTTCCGTTATCATGCATTGAGAACTAGAAAGGCCTCTGAAACTTTCCTGAGTCTGTCTCGACAAATTGTGTCCCTTACTGGACGATTACCCTTGGCTCTGGAGGTATTTGGTTCTTTTCTGTTTGATAAGAGGAGAGTGGAGGAATGGGAAGATGCTCTGCAAAAGCTGAAGCAGATTCGTCCGCGCCATCTCCAGGATATCCTAAGGATAAGTTTTGACGGGCTGGATGAGGAAGAGAAGTGTATATTCCTCGATATTGCTTGTTTATTTGTTAATCTAGAAATGAGGAGAGATGAAGCAATTGACATAGTGAAGGGCTGCGGTTTCAGAGCTGAGATTGCAATCAATGTCCTGGTAGCAAGATCTCTTGTTAAAATTATGCAGGACAAGAGTTTTTGGATGCATGATCAAATTAGGGATATGGGCAGACAAATTATTCGGCATGAAAGCCTTTCAGATCCCGGTATGCGAAGCAGACTGTGGGATCATGCTGAAATTCTGACTGTCTTCAAAGATAGGATG GGAACGAGATGTAATCAAGGAATCATTCTCAACTTTGAAAAGAATCATATGGAGGTGATCCCTGAATCACTTTCTTTGGACATATTCCAAATGACACCCAATATCACCTCTGTAATAACATACTTGATGGGTTTATGGAGAGAGTGCTTCTACTCTGGAGCCAAGAAAGAGGCAGAGGTGACACTTCGAACTGAACCATTTGAAAAGATGGTTTGTCTGAGACTTCTTCAGTTAAGTAACGTGAGATTGGAGGGAAATTTCCAATGCATACCTCCTGAACTAAAGTGGCTACAATGGAGGAAATGTCCTTTGAAAAATCTTCCTTCTGATTTTTGTCCACAGCAGCTTACTGTTCTTGATCTCTCAGACAGCAAGATAGAAAATGTGTGGGGCTTGAGATGGTGGAGTTGGTACAAGAACAAG GTGGCAGAGAACTTGATGGTTATGAATCTTCATGGCTGCTACAACCTAACTGCTGTTCCTGATTTATCCCGGCATCACGCCTTGGAAAAGCTGATCCTTGAGCGTTGCACTAGTTTAACGACGATTCATAAATCACTTGGTGACGCAACTACTCTACGTCATTTGAACCTGAGGGATTGTTCTAACCTTGTGGAATTTCCAAACGATGTGTCTGGTCTGAAACATCTTGAGACCCTTATCCTCTCCGGTTGctcaaaattaaaagaactacCGCAGAAGATGGAATGCTTGAATTCTTTAAGAAAGCTTCTTGTTGATAATACTGCGATAGAGCAATTGCCTGAATCTATATTCCGGCTTACAAAACTTGAAGTTCTCAGTTTAAACGACTGCCAATCCCTAAAGCGGCTACCCCTTTGCATAGGACAGCTGGGTTGTTTAAGGGACCTTTCACTTAATGGTTCTGCATTACAAGAGTTACCTGATTCCATTGGCTTTTTGGTCAATCTGGAGACACTTAGTTTGATGTGGTGTAAATGGCTTACTGTAATACCTGATTCTGTTGTCAATCTCAAAATGTTAGCGAAATTTTGGCTTAATGGTAGTTCACTGATGGAACTGCCAGCTTCTATTGGTTCGTTATCCTATCTGAAAGAATTATCTGTTGGAAACTGTTCTCTCACCAAACTCCCTGTTTCCATTGGTGGGTTGGCTTCCCTTGTTGAGCTTCAGTTGGATGGGACATCGATCATAGATCTGCCAGATGAGGTTGATGGTCTGAAATCTCTTGAAAAGCTTGAGATGAGAAATTGTGAATCTCTTGGATCATTGCCAGATTCAATCGGACACTTGGTAACTCTTACCAGGTTGATCATTGTGAATGCTTCCATTGTAGAGCTGCCGGAATCCATAGGAATGTTGGAAAACCTCACCATGTTGAGATTGAATAAGTGTGTGAAGCTTTGCAGACTTCCCTCTTCAATTGGGAATTTGAAATTCCTCCACCACTTGCACATGGAGGAAACTTCAGTGACAGAACTACCTGAAAGCTTTGGCATGCTCTCCAGGTTGATGATATTAAAAATGGGAAAGAAGCCTTATCGTGAGGTATCTGAGGATGCTGAAACTACAGAGATAGCTAATAAACCGATTGtgcttccttcttctttctcaaatCTTTCCTTGTTAGAAGAATTTCATGCACGTGCATGGAAAATATCTGGAAAAATACCAGATGATTTTGAGAAGTTGTCGGGTTTAGAGACTTTGAATCTGGGTCACAATGACTTTCACAGTCTTCCTTGCAGTCTGAGAGGACTGTCCATTCTAAAAAGGCTTTTTCTGCCTCACTGTGAGAATCTCCGAGTTCTTCCCCCACTCCCGTCAAGTTTGTTGGAGTTGAATGCTGAAAGCTGTACTGCATTGGAAACTTTATCCGATCTATCAAATCTAGAGAATTTACATGACCTGAACCTCGCGAACTGTGTTAAGTTAAATGGTATTCCAGGTCTCGAATGCTTGAAGTCCTTAAGAAGGTTGTATATGAGCGGTTGTAGTTCCTACTCTTCAGTGGCTATGGGAAAACTTAACAAg CTTGCTTTGAAGTATATGCGCAATTTAAGTGTCCCTGGAAGCGAAATCCCAGATTGGTTTACTCCAGAAGAGATTTGTTACTCGAAGCCCAAAAACCGTGTGATCAAAGCTGTAATTGTATGCGTTGTCGTCTCTATAAACCATCAAATACCAGATGATTTAAGAGACCAACTCCCTGTAGTGGCGGGTATCGAAATAAAGATCCTTAGAGAGAACAAACCGAAACCAGTATTTACCACTGGACCGCTTTTATCAGGAGTACCGAAAGATGATGAAGATTACTTCTACTTGTGCCGTTATCCAGATTGTCACCCATTAGTTTCTCTTTTACAAGAAGGCGATAAGATTCAAGTGGCCAGGCAGAACCCTCCTGTGGTCAAGGGGGTTCAGCTGAAGAAATGTGGGATTCATCTTGTTTTTGAAAACGACGACGATTATGATGGAGATGAGAAATGGTTGCCCGAAGGTCAACAGTCTGTATCACAGAAATTGGCAACGTTTGTCGGATCTTCTGAGGAAGGCACTCGTATAAGGGATAGCGTTTCTGAGAATGGAGAAACGGTAGGGAGGAATCAAAGCAAAGGACTACTATCTTCTAATCATCGGAAATATTTGCTGCTTCTCTCCGTCGCTCTTCCGTCTACCTTTCTGCTGCTGAGTTG GTACCGACGAAGAGCAATGCGATCAACCTGA